A genomic segment from Cyanobium sp. NIES-981 encodes:
- the thrC gene encoding threonine synthase has product MQDWPGLIEAYRSWLPVTANTPVITLREGATPLIPSPAIAARIGNGVKVFLKYDGLNPTGSFKDRGMTMAISKAREEGSEAVICASTGNTSAAAAAYARRGGMRAFVLIPDGYVAQGKLAQALLYGAEVIAIQGNFDRALAIVQEVANQYPVTLVNSVNPYRLQGQKTAAFEVVDALGEAPDWLCIPVGNAGNITAYWMGFNEYRQAGRSSRLPRMLGFQAAGSAPLVLGHTVEQPDTIATAIRIGNPVNRDNALKVEAESGGGFMAVTDAEIIEAYKLLGSEEGVFCEPASAASVAGLLKRRAEVPAGATVVCVLTGNGLKDPATAIEHNDAHFHTGLEADTAKVAAVMGF; this is encoded by the coding sequence ATGCAGGACTGGCCGGGTCTGATCGAGGCGTACCGGTCGTGGCTTCCCGTGACGGCCAACACGCCGGTGATCACCCTGCGGGAGGGGGCGACACCCCTGATCCCGAGCCCCGCCATCGCCGCGCGGATCGGCAATGGGGTGAAGGTGTTCCTCAAGTACGACGGCCTCAACCCCACCGGCTCCTTCAAGGACCGGGGCATGACCATGGCCATCTCCAAGGCCCGGGAGGAGGGCTCCGAGGCCGTGATCTGCGCCAGCACCGGCAACACCTCGGCGGCCGCGGCGGCCTACGCCCGGCGCGGCGGCATGCGGGCCTTCGTGCTGATTCCCGATGGCTATGTGGCCCAGGGCAAGCTGGCCCAGGCCCTGCTCTACGGCGCCGAGGTGATCGCCATCCAGGGCAATTTCGACCGGGCCCTGGCGATCGTGCAGGAGGTGGCCAACCAGTACCCGGTCACCCTGGTGAACTCGGTGAACCCCTACCGCCTGCAGGGCCAGAAGACCGCGGCCTTCGAGGTGGTGGATGCCCTCGGGGAGGCACCGGACTGGCTCTGCATCCCGGTCGGCAACGCCGGCAACATCACCGCCTACTGGATGGGCTTCAACGAGTACCGCCAGGCCGGCCGCAGCTCGCGGCTGCCGCGCATGCTGGGTTTCCAGGCCGCGGGTTCAGCTCCCCTGGTGCTGGGCCACACGGTGGAGCAGCCCGACACCATCGCCACGGCCATCCGCATCGGCAACCCCGTGAACCGCGACAACGCCCTGAAGGTGGAAGCGGAGAGCGGCGGGGGCTTCATGGCCGTGACCGATGCGGAGATCATCGAGGCCTACAAGCTGCTGGGCAGTGAGGAGGGGGTGTTCTGTGAGCCGGCCAGCGCCGCTTCGGTGGCCGGCCTGCTCAAGCGCCGGGCGGAGGTGCCGGCAGGGGCCACGGTGGTGTGTGTGCTCACCGGCAATGGCCTGAAGGACCCGGCCACGGCCATCGAACACAACGACGCCCATTTCCACACCGGCCTGGAGGCCGACACGGCCAAGGTGGCCGCCGTGATGGGCTTCTGA
- a CDS encoding AarF/ABC1/UbiB kinase family protein, which translates to MVSRPPESASTTALEQAAAAMRQAVQGEAAIAPARGAAPADSTPTDSTAADPTATGSAAAESVALDASANATRTTEAPATASPGQPPAGAGRNELSDFIEASGLLSYDPVAIRRIYAGHPQRLIRRLWQTLMPISLYLIGVGFDWLLGQLSTPARARARAKEAADLIASLGPAFIKAGQALSTRPDIVPPLLLEELAQLQDQLPGFDPALAMACIEEDLGAPVAAIFAELDREPISAASLGQVHRGRLRSGEAVAVKVQRPGLREQITLDLYIVRNIASWINRNVGLIRSDLVALIDELGQRVFEEMDYFNEASNAERFAALHRHNPRIAVPRIHHQATSRRVLTMEWMDGVKLTNLEAVRAIGIDPDDMVEVGVNCSLQQLLEHGFFHADPHPGNLLALPDGRLAYLDFGMMSSVSREARTGLIQAVVHLVNRNFSRLSRDFVSLGFLAEDVDLEPIVPAFESVFGQALEMGVSRMDFKAVTDDLSGVMYRFPFQVPPYYALIIRSLVTLEGIALSVDPDFKILGAAYPYFARRLMEDPDPSLRESLKEMLFDGEIFRWQRLDNLIASASQGSDLDLESLLDQVLDFLFSPNGGMLRQQLVDALVEKLDGLAWETTLRLGKRLPERLQPPGLRQRALLRSSEPLLDLAPLQQLVAILQALPGFEPQLLLSRLPRVLGEPELRRMGLDLAKGLAERGVVRLLRDVMVPPGSLPRTAVAPG; encoded by the coding sequence ATGGTGAGCCGTCCGCCTGAATCCGCTTCCACCACCGCGCTTGAGCAGGCCGCTGCAGCGATGCGCCAGGCCGTGCAGGGCGAGGCGGCCATCGCGCCGGCGCGCGGGGCAGCCCCGGCCGACTCCACCCCGACCGATTCAACCGCAGCCGACCCAACTGCGACCGGCTCAGCCGCGGCTGAATCGGTCGCTCTCGACGCGAGCGCCAACGCCACGCGCACCACCGAAGCACCCGCCACCGCTTCCCCGGGCCAGCCGCCGGCTGGTGCCGGCCGGAACGAACTCAGCGACTTCATCGAAGCCTCCGGGCTGCTGAGCTACGACCCGGTGGCGATCCGACGGATCTATGCCGGCCACCCCCAGCGGCTGATCCGCCGGCTCTGGCAGACGCTGATGCCGATCAGCCTCTACCTGATCGGGGTTGGGTTCGACTGGCTGCTCGGGCAGCTCAGCACACCCGCCCGGGCCCGGGCCCGGGCGAAGGAGGCCGCCGATCTGATCGCCTCCCTGGGTCCGGCCTTCATCAAGGCCGGCCAGGCCCTCTCCACCCGGCCCGACATCGTGCCGCCCCTGCTGCTCGAGGAGCTGGCCCAGCTGCAGGACCAGCTGCCCGGCTTCGATCCGGCCCTGGCCATGGCCTGCATCGAGGAGGATCTCGGCGCGCCGGTGGCGGCGATCTTCGCGGAGCTGGATCGGGAGCCGATCTCGGCGGCCTCCCTGGGCCAGGTGCACCGCGGCAGGCTGCGCAGCGGCGAAGCGGTGGCCGTGAAGGTGCAGCGCCCCGGCCTGCGGGAGCAGATCACCCTGGATCTGTACATCGTGCGGAACATCGCCAGCTGGATCAACCGCAACGTGGGGCTGATCCGCAGCGATCTGGTGGCCCTGATCGATGAGCTGGGCCAGCGGGTGTTCGAGGAGATGGATTACTTCAACGAGGCGAGCAATGCCGAGCGCTTCGCGGCGCTGCACCGGCACAATCCGCGCATCGCCGTGCCCCGCATCCACCACCAGGCCACCAGCCGCCGGGTGCTCACGATGGAGTGGATGGACGGGGTGAAGCTCACCAACCTCGAGGCCGTGCGGGCCATCGGCATCGACCCCGACGACATGGTGGAGGTGGGGGTGAACTGCAGCCTGCAGCAGCTGCTCGAGCACGGCTTCTTCCATGCCGATCCCCATCCCGGCAACCTGCTGGCCCTGCCGGATGGCCGTCTCGCCTATCTCGACTTCGGCATGATGAGTTCGGTGAGCCGTGAGGCCCGCACCGGCCTGATCCAGGCGGTGGTGCACCTGGTGAACCGCAACTTCTCGCGCCTGTCCAGGGATTTCGTGAGCCTGGGTTTTCTGGCGGAGGACGTGGACCTCGAACCGATCGTTCCGGCCTTCGAGAGCGTCTTCGGCCAGGCCCTGGAGATGGGCGTGAGCCGGATGGACTTCAAGGCCGTCACGGACGACCTCTCCGGGGTGATGTACCGGTTCCCCTTCCAGGTGCCGCCCTATTACGCCCTGATCATCCGCTCGCTGGTGACGCTCGAGGGCATCGCCCTGAGCGTGGACCCGGACTTCAAGATCCTCGGCGCGGCCTACCCCTACTTCGCCCGGCGGCTGATGGAGGACCCCGATCCGAGCCTGCGGGAGAGCCTCAAGGAGATGCTCTTCGATGGCGAGATCTTCCGCTGGCAGCGGCTCGACAACCTCATCGCCAGCGCCTCCCAGGGTTCGGATCTCGATCTCGAGAGCCTGCTGGATCAGGTGCTCGATTTCCTCTTCTCCCCCAACGGCGGCATGCTGCGCCAGCAGCTGGTGGACGCCCTGGTGGAGAAGCTCGATGGGCTGGCCTGGGAAACCACCCTGCGGCTCGGCAAGCGCCTGCCCGAACGGCTGCAGCCGCCTGGACTGCGCCAGCGCGCGCTGCTGCGCAGCAGCGAACCCCTGCTCGACCTCGCCCCGCTCCAGCAGCTGGTGGCGATCCTGCAGGCCCTGCCGGGCTTTGAACCCCAGCTGCTGCTGAGCCGCCTGCCGCGGGTGCTCGGCGAGCCCGAGCTGCGGCGCATGGGCCTCGACCTGGCCAAGGGCCTGGCGGAACGGGGCGTGGTGCGGCTGCTGCGGGATGTGATGGTGCCACCGGGATCCCTGCCCCGGACGGCTGTGGCCCCCGGCTGA
- the recN gene encoding DNA repair protein RecN, with amino-acid sequence MLTALRLENIVLIERLELTFSSGFTVLTGETGAGKSILLDALDALLGGFPGGAAARLLRQGAGSGRIEASFTLSPPLERWLVDQQLEDAPLEEGTLVLARDWRLSEGRLTSRHRLNGVSINRTQLLELRPLLLDLTVQGQTQHLARAGQQRRWLDRSGGEALEEALACAARAWGAWKQAAAALQQARAALDQLQRQRADQEECLAELEAAGLDDPQERLRLQQEQDRLAHGVRLQEGVAVLLGRLVEGAEGAPSVLDHLAACEPEWQAMRHCDGSVAALQERAAEVLALLQDLVRDLDRYGAGLESDPETLAALQARMQQLKLLERRHGRDLAELIALRDQLRQQLAPGGLQASVQELEQREEEARRQRDAANAALTALRREAAGRLDARMLDALRPMGLANVRFQVRIAPAEPGEEGADAVEFLFSANPGQPLAPLAEVASGGEMSRFLLALKTCLAAADPHVTLLFDEIDSGVSGRVSGAMATLLRRLAARRQVFCVTHQPLVAAAADHHFQVSKQVVAGMTHTRVSQLRDTRARQAELAELAGGDHGEARSYAASLLEKRAAESG; translated from the coding sequence GTGCTCACGGCCCTGCGCCTCGAGAACATCGTCCTGATCGAGCGGCTGGAGCTCACGTTCAGCTCCGGCTTCACCGTGCTCACCGGTGAGACCGGCGCGGGGAAATCGATTCTTCTGGACGCCCTCGACGCCCTTCTGGGCGGCTTTCCCGGCGGGGCTGCGGCGCGGCTGCTGCGCCAGGGTGCCGGCAGCGGCCGCATCGAGGCCAGCTTCACGCTCTCGCCGCCGCTGGAGCGCTGGCTCGTCGACCAGCAGCTCGAGGATGCTCCGCTCGAGGAGGGCACCCTGGTGCTGGCCCGGGACTGGCGCCTGAGCGAGGGACGCCTCACCAGCCGCCACCGCCTCAACGGCGTCAGCATCAACCGGACCCAGCTGCTGGAGTTGCGCCCCCTGTTGCTGGATCTCACCGTGCAGGGCCAGACCCAGCACCTGGCCCGGGCCGGCCAGCAGCGGCGCTGGCTGGATCGCTCCGGTGGTGAGGCCCTGGAGGAAGCCCTGGCCTGCGCGGCCCGCGCCTGGGGGGCGTGGAAGCAGGCCGCCGCCGCCCTGCAGCAGGCCCGGGCGGCCCTGGATCAGCTCCAGCGGCAACGGGCCGACCAGGAGGAGTGCCTGGCGGAGCTGGAGGCGGCTGGCCTCGACGATCCCCAGGAGCGGCTGCGGCTGCAGCAGGAGCAGGACCGGCTCGCCCATGGCGTGCGGTTGCAGGAGGGCGTGGCCGTGCTGCTGGGCCGGCTGGTGGAGGGGGCCGAGGGGGCTCCCTCCGTGCTCGATCACCTGGCGGCCTGCGAGCCGGAGTGGCAGGCCATGCGGCACTGCGATGGCTCGGTGGCGGCCCTGCAGGAGCGGGCGGCGGAGGTGCTGGCGCTGCTGCAGGACCTGGTGCGCGACCTCGACCGCTACGGCGCCGGCCTGGAGAGCGACCCCGAGACCCTGGCGGCCCTGCAGGCGCGGATGCAGCAGCTCAAGCTGCTGGAGCGACGCCACGGCCGCGATCTGGCGGAGCTGATCGCCCTGCGCGACCAGCTCCGCCAGCAGCTGGCTCCCGGCGGGCTGCAGGCTTCCGTGCAGGAACTGGAGCAGCGGGAGGAGGAGGCGCGGCGGCAGCGGGACGCGGCGAACGCGGCCCTGACGGCCCTGCGCCGCGAGGCGGCCGGCCGCCTCGACGCCCGGATGCTCGACGCCCTGCGGCCGATGGGGCTGGCCAACGTGCGCTTCCAGGTGCGGATCGCTCCAGCCGAGCCGGGCGAGGAGGGCGCCGACGCCGTGGAGTTCCTCTTCTCGGCCAACCCCGGCCAGCCCCTGGCGCCCCTGGCGGAGGTGGCTTCCGGCGGGGAGATGAGTCGCTTCCTGCTGGCGCTGAAGACCTGCCTGGCGGCGGCCGACCCGCACGTGACCCTGCTGTTCGATGAGATCGACTCCGGCGTGAGCGGCCGGGTGAGCGGGGCGATGGCCACCCTGCTGCGGCGCCTCGCCGCCCGGCGCCAGGTGTTCTGCGTGACCCACCAACCCCTTGTGGCGGCTGCGGCGGACCACCATTTCCAGGTGTCCAAGCAGGTGGTGGCCGGCATGACCCACACGCGAGTGTCCCAACTGCGGGACACTCGGGCGCGCCAGGCCGAGCTGGCGGAGCTGGCCGGGGGCGACCACGGCGAGGCGCGCAGCTATGCGGCCAGCCTGCTGGAGAAGCGAGCCGCGGAGTCCGGCTGA
- a CDS encoding alpha/beta hydrolase: MASRSLCNRVLAALMGLGLSLGSPAAIAAENLVFVSGAFRRSLSVADLEHLATTGESRGLLTDVLRFSNQDPKTVASLLNQSISLPITLVSRLLNTRIGEAVLQRLAQVAYPLKARNQGIPALRSALIVGLANGNGSLSAIGFLRAYPTQELEVNIPALLAVMQKASSITELVRFFSESPLDGLRGSNGEAAPKPPAAGTAPAAEP, encoded by the coding sequence ATGGCATCACGCTCCCTCTGCAACCGGGTGCTGGCGGCACTGATGGGCCTCGGCCTCAGCCTGGGTTCCCCCGCCGCCATCGCCGCCGAAAACCTGGTGTTCGTGAGCGGGGCATTCCGGCGCTCGCTCTCCGTCGCCGATCTCGAGCACCTGGCCACCACCGGGGAGTCCCGCGGCCTGCTCACCGACGTGCTCCGCTTCAGCAATCAGGACCCGAAGACCGTCGCCTCGCTGCTGAATCAGTCGATCAGCCTGCCGATCACGCTGGTGAGCCGGCTGCTCAACACCCGCATCGGTGAGGCGGTGCTGCAGCGCCTCGCCCAGGTGGCCTACCCGCTCAAAGCCCGCAACCAGGGCATCCCGGCGTTGCGCTCCGCCCTGATCGTGGGCCTGGCCAACGGCAATGGATCCCTCTCGGCGATCGGCTTTCTGCGGGCCTATCCCACCCAGGAGCTGGAAGTGAACATCCCGGCCCTGCTGGCCGTGATGCAGAAGGCCAGCTCGATCACCGAGCTGGTGCGGTTCTTCTCGGAATCCCCCCTCGATGGGCTGCGGGGCAGCAACGGCGAGGCAGCCCCGAAGCCCCCCGCCGCCGGCACGGCGCCCGCTGCCGAGCCGTAG
- a CDS encoding RNA methyltransferase codes for MGLPEQLLLSDLLRRRVRCQKGLERGAGVMVWMHPPVHRVLGWVTRPSAFGTRRLVWRLDQLRGLLELEALVKGDPAETDQETIERLPTLIEASLLDVRRQPIGTLADAAIELATGRIRHYLVSRSDPRLPGSSRWRLSPDRIVDQQPGQVFTALEGLDDLPLARASVRQEFLRRSRRWRDQMQEETSRLREQFQQAGGRFEERVEGWLEEPPWEGPDGDPPPRQRWDDGDDDFDPMPAAEPGLDPEPWEEPWEAFQRSPDHQDPDDDGWDQDAAEAPPEPGDREPRLRRAAPAGSDDPWI; via the coding sequence GTGGGGCTCCCCGAGCAACTCCTGCTGAGCGATCTGCTGCGGCGCCGGGTGCGCTGCCAGAAGGGCCTGGAACGCGGTGCCGGCGTGATGGTGTGGATGCACCCGCCGGTGCATCGGGTGCTGGGCTGGGTCACCAGGCCCTCGGCCTTCGGCACCCGCCGGCTGGTGTGGCGGCTGGATCAGCTGCGCGGGCTGCTGGAGCTGGAGGCCCTGGTGAAGGGGGATCCCGCCGAGACCGACCAGGAGACCATCGAACGCCTGCCCACCTTGATCGAGGCCTCCCTGCTGGACGTCCGGCGCCAGCCGATCGGCACGCTCGCCGATGCCGCCATCGAGCTGGCCACCGGCAGGATCCGCCACTACCTGGTGAGCCGCAGCGACCCCCGGCTGCCGGGCAGCAGCCGTTGGCGCCTCAGCCCGGATCGGATCGTGGACCAGCAGCCCGGCCAGGTGTTCACGGCCCTGGAGGGTCTCGACGACCTGCCCCTGGCCAGGGCCAGCGTGCGTCAGGAGTTCCTGCGGCGCTCCCGCCGCTGGCGTGACCAGATGCAGGAGGAGACCAGCCGCCTGCGGGAGCAGTTCCAGCAGGCCGGCGGCCGCTTCGAGGAGCGGGTGGAGGGCTGGCTCGAGGAACCGCCCTGGGAAGGCCCCGACGGGGACCCGCCGCCGCGGCAGCGATGGGATGACGGCGACGACGACTTCGATCCCATGCCAGCCGCGGAGCCTGGCCTGGACCCCGAACCCTGGGAGGAGCCCTGGGAGGCGTTCCAGCGCTCCCCAGACCACCAGGATCCCGACGACGACGGGTGGGACCAGGACGCAGCCGAGGCGCCACCGGAGCCCGGCGACCGGGAGCCTCGCCTGCGGCGGGCGGCCCCGGCCGGCAGCGATGATCCCTGGATCTGA
- the dnaN gene encoding DNA polymerase III subunit beta, with protein sequence MKLVCSQTELSASLQLVSRAVASRPTHPVLANVLLTADAGTGRLSLTGFDLSLGIQTSLAATVESSGAITLPARLFGEIVSRLSAEGPITIQCPDNAEQVDLISLSGNYQMRGMPAEDFPDLPLVQSGQPIRLDAEALVKGLRATLFASSGDEAKQLLTGVHLRLDAGALECAATDGHRLAVLKLAHGTGPAEPDSAGASEADSEAGEGAGEPFAVTVPARSLRELERLLSSRQSDEPLSLFCERGQVVFLWADQVLTSRSLDGTYPNYPQLIPDSFGRSISADRRALVAALERVAVLADQHNNVVKITADPASGTLQVQADAQDVGRGSESVPATIEGDPLQIAFNVRYLLDGLKAMASEQVVLHCNAPTTPAVLRPSDASGFTYLVMPVQIRS encoded by the coding sequence ATGAAGCTGGTCTGCTCTCAGACAGAACTCAGCGCCAGCCTCCAACTGGTCAGCCGTGCCGTGGCGTCACGCCCCACCCACCCGGTGCTCGCGAACGTGCTGCTCACAGCCGACGCCGGTACCGGCCGGCTCAGCCTCACCGGTTTCGACCTCAGCCTTGGCATCCAGACGAGTCTGGCCGCCACCGTGGAGTCCAGCGGCGCCATCACGTTGCCGGCCAGGCTGTTCGGCGAGATCGTGTCGCGCCTGTCCGCGGAAGGGCCGATCACCATTCAGTGCCCGGACAATGCCGAACAGGTGGATCTGATCAGCCTCTCCGGCAACTACCAGATGCGGGGCATGCCGGCCGAAGACTTCCCCGACCTGCCCCTGGTGCAGAGCGGTCAGCCGATCCGGCTCGACGCCGAGGCCCTGGTCAAAGGGCTGCGGGCCACCCTGTTCGCCAGCAGCGGCGATGAGGCCAAGCAGCTGCTCACCGGCGTGCACCTGCGCCTGGATGCCGGGGCCCTCGAGTGCGCGGCCACCGACGGCCATCGCCTCGCCGTGCTCAAGCTCGCCCATGGCACGGGACCTGCCGAGCCCGACTCGGCGGGCGCTTCCGAGGCCGATTCCGAAGCGGGGGAGGGGGCCGGTGAGCCCTTCGCCGTCACCGTGCCGGCCCGGTCGCTGCGGGAACTGGAACGGCTGCTCTCGAGCCGGCAGTCCGACGAGCCCCTCAGCCTGTTCTGCGAGCGGGGTCAGGTGGTGTTCCTCTGGGCGGACCAGGTGCTCACCAGCCGCAGCCTTGACGGCACCTACCCCAACTACCCCCAGCTCATCCCCGACAGCTTCGGCCGCAGCATCAGTGCCGACCGCCGGGCCCTGGTCGCCGCCCTGGAGCGCGTGGCGGTGCTGGCGGACCAGCACAACAACGTGGTGAAGATCACCGCCGATCCGGCCAGCGGCACCCTCCAGGTGCAGGCGGATGCCCAGGACGTGGGCCGGGGCTCGGAGTCGGTTCCGGCCACGATCGAGGGCGACCCCCTGCAGATCGCGTTCAACGTGCGCTACCTGCTCGACGGCCTCAAGGCGATGGCCTCCGAGCAGGTGGTGCTGCACTGCAATGCCCCCACCACCCCGGCCGTGCTGCGCCCCAGCGACGCCTCCGGATTCACCTACCTGGTGATGCCGGTGCAGATCCGCAGCTGA
- the purL gene encoding phosphoribosylformylglycinamidine synthase subunit PurL has translation MVAGLNNAVPDDDVSAALRKEGLSQADYDEICRRLGRAPNRAELGMFGVMWSEHCCYRNSRPLLSQFPTSGPRILVGPGENAGVVDLGEGQRLAFKIESHNHPSAVEPFQGAATGVGGILRDIFTMGARPIALLNALRFGPLDDERNVGLMEGVVAGIAHYGNCVGVPTVGGEVAFDPSYSGNPLVNAMALGLMETEQIVCSGAEGVGYPVVYVGSTTGRDGMGGASFASAELTEASLDDRPAVQVGDPFLEKGLIEACLEAFQSGDVVAAQDMGAAGLTCSCSEMAAKGGLGIELDLDRVPAREAGMTPYEFLLSESQERMLFVVKPGREQALMVRFTRWGLQAAVVGRVLEENVVRVLQNGVVAAEVPASALADDTPINQHTLLSEPPAAIQAHWRWNEEDLPAAGPAGITPATGERAGQPTSWNEVLLALLDDPTIASKRWVYRQYDHQVQANTVVPPGGADAAVVRLRPQQGEGSLTAVHRGVAAVVDCPNRWVALDPERGGMAAVAEAARNLSCVGAEPLAITDNLNFPSPETPTGYWQLAMACRGLSEACRALGTPVTGGNVSLYNETRLPDGSMQPIHPTPVVGMVGLVQDIRQVCGLAWRQSGDAIWLLGLPLAPAVPGPESSAPDDRVGLAGSSYLACLHGLTTGRPPRTDLQLEGRVQAFLRQAITAGLVGSAHDLSDGGLAVALAECCIASGLGAAVELAPAAGRIDRLLFAEGGARLLVSVAAPQAAAWEQALADAGPAVPAQRLGAVSAEPLLTIAHGGGNLLRLPVADLRERFEQAIPRRMGVDLPPTV, from the coding sequence GTGGTGGCAGGCCTCAACAACGCGGTTCCCGACGACGACGTGAGCGCCGCCCTGCGCAAGGAAGGCCTGAGCCAGGCCGACTACGACGAGATCTGCCGCCGCCTCGGCCGCGCCCCCAACCGGGCGGAACTGGGGATGTTCGGGGTGATGTGGTCGGAGCACTGCTGCTACCGCAATTCGCGCCCCCTGCTGAGCCAGTTCCCCACCAGCGGCCCGCGCATCCTGGTGGGCCCCGGCGAGAACGCCGGCGTGGTGGACCTGGGCGAGGGCCAGCGCCTCGCCTTCAAGATCGAGAGCCACAACCACCCCTCGGCGGTGGAGCCCTTCCAGGGGGCGGCCACGGGCGTGGGCGGCATCCTGCGCGACATCTTCACCATGGGCGCCCGGCCGATCGCCCTGCTCAACGCCCTGCGCTTCGGGCCCCTCGACGACGAGCGCAACGTGGGCCTGATGGAGGGGGTGGTGGCCGGCATCGCCCACTACGGCAACTGCGTGGGTGTGCCCACCGTGGGCGGCGAGGTGGCCTTCGACCCCAGCTACTCCGGCAACCCGCTGGTGAACGCCATGGCCCTGGGGCTGATGGAGACCGAGCAGATCGTCTGCTCCGGCGCCGAGGGGGTGGGCTATCCGGTGGTGTACGTGGGCAGCACCACCGGCCGCGACGGCATGGGCGGCGCCAGCTTCGCCAGCGCCGAGCTCACCGAGGCCTCCCTGGATGACCGCCCCGCCGTGCAGGTGGGCGATCCCTTCCTCGAAAAGGGCCTGATCGAGGCCTGCCTCGAGGCCTTTCAGAGCGGCGACGTGGTGGCCGCCCAGGACATGGGCGCCGCCGGCCTCACCTGCAGCTGCTCGGAGATGGCCGCCAAGGGGGGCCTCGGCATCGAGCTGGATCTCGACCGGGTGCCCGCCCGTGAGGCCGGCATGACCCCCTACGAATTCCTGCTCAGCGAGTCCCAGGAGCGGATGCTGTTCGTGGTGAAGCCCGGCCGGGAGCAGGCGCTGATGGTGCGCTTCACCCGCTGGGGCCTGCAGGCCGCCGTGGTGGGCCGCGTGCTGGAGGAGAACGTGGTGCGGGTGCTGCAGAACGGTGTGGTGGCGGCCGAGGTGCCCGCCAGCGCCCTGGCGGACGACACCCCGATCAACCAGCACACGCTGCTGAGCGAGCCCCCCGCCGCGATCCAGGCCCACTGGCGCTGGAACGAGGAGGATCTGCCCGCCGCCGGGCCTGCGGGCATCACCCCGGCCACGGGTGAGCGGGCCGGCCAGCCCACCAGCTGGAACGAGGTGCTGCTGGCCCTGCTGGATGACCCCACCATCGCCTCCAAGCGCTGGGTGTACCGCCAGTACGACCACCAGGTGCAGGCCAACACCGTGGTGCCGCCGGGAGGGGCGGATGCGGCGGTGGTGCGGCTGCGGCCCCAGCAGGGGGAGGGGTCCCTCACGGCGGTTCACCGCGGCGTGGCGGCGGTGGTGGACTGCCCCAACCGCTGGGTGGCCCTGGATCCCGAGCGGGGAGGCATGGCGGCGGTGGCCGAGGCCGCCCGCAACCTGAGCTGCGTCGGCGCCGAGCCCCTGGCGATCACGGACAACCTCAACTTCCCCTCGCCTGAGACCCCCACCGGCTACTGGCAGCTGGCGATGGCCTGCCGCGGCCTGTCGGAGGCCTGCCGGGCACTCGGCACTCCGGTCACGGGCGGCAACGTCTCCCTCTACAACGAGACCCGGCTGCCGGACGGCTCCATGCAGCCCATCCACCCCACCCCGGTGGTGGGGATGGTGGGCCTGGTGCAGGACATCCGGCAGGTGTGCGGCCTGGCCTGGCGCCAGAGCGGCGATGCCATCTGGCTGCTGGGCCTGCCGCTGGCACCCGCTGTCCCCGGTCCGGAATCTTCCGCCCCGGACGATCGCGTCGGCCTGGCCGGGAGCAGCTATCTGGCCTGCCTGCACGGCCTCACCACCGGCCGGCCGCCCCGCACCGACCTGCAGCTCGAAGGGCGGGTGCAGGCCTTTCTGCGCCAGGCGATCACGGCCGGCCTGGTGGGCAGCGCCCACGACCTCAGCGATGGCGGCCTGGCGGTGGCCCTGGCCGAGTGCTGCATCGCCTCCGGGCTGGGGGCCGCTGTCGAGCTGGCGCCCGCGGCTGGCCGGATCGACCGGCTGCTGTTCGCCGAGGGGGGCGCCCGCCTGCTGGTGAGTGTGGCCGCGCCCCAGGCCGCGGCCTGGGAGCAGGCCCTCGCCGACGCCGGCCCGGCCGTGCCGGCCCAGCGGCTGGGTGCCGTGAGCGCCGAGCCCCTCCTGACCATCGCCCACGGCGGTGGGAACCTGCTCCGCCTGCCGGTTGCGGATCTGCGGG